The segment TGGGACGCGGCCCGCGGTATCAGGCGCCGCAACACTCGGTAGTCGGCCGACTGGCTCAAAGCCTCGGCCATCGCGGCCAGATCCGATGCGTCCTGAAGCATATCTTTCAGGGAATGCGATCCGATAGGCTCGGTAAGGTCGTACAATACCGTGTCCGCAGTGCACGGGGTGGCGCAAAGCCGCGCAATTCGTCGCGCCCTCGCCGGCATGTTCACGATTTTCGGCGACCATCCGCCGTCCAGAGCGGAACGGCCCTCCGTCAGGCGACTTGATCTCCCGAAGAGGCATAAATTCGGAGAGGAACCATGAAGACGATATTGGCAATAGCCTGCCTGACCGCACTCGCCTTCGCGTCGCCGGCGGAAGCCAAGGGATGCATTAAGGGCGCCATCGTCGGCGGTGTCGCTGGCCACATGGCCGGCCATGGCAAGCTCGGCGCGGCGGCGGGATGCGTCGTCGGATATCACGAAGCCAACAAGCAGAACCCGAACAACTCGAACGCTCAGGCTCCCTCGGGCCAGAAGTAGCGCGCGAGCACCTGGGCTGCGCCGTGAAGATCAGATCTCATTCCGAGAGCCACATCGTCGAGCTCGACGATGGCTCGCGCTGGAAGATATTTCCCGGCGACCTCGATCTGACGCTGAACTGGAAGCCCGTGACGGAAATCGTCGTCATGCCGGCTGACGATGATCTCAGTTCTCACCTGCTGGTCGGCGGAGACGCAAAGGTGCGGGCGATCGCCGAGGGCGAAAGCTGGTCGGCAGGTGAGGTCAAGGCGGTGCTGAAGGAAGGATAGGGATGTGCAGCGCGGCGGCCAGACCTTCAGAAAAAGTCTGCAGCGAGGTTCAGGCCATAGGTCATCGCCGCAAGAAGGGAGAGCAAAAGGCCTGCGCCGCAAAAGATCATGATGGTCTTGAGCCCATCGGAGCCGCCGACGTCCACGCTCGCGGAACGCAACAGCACTTTGGCGAATGCGATCATCGTCGGTCTCCTCGAGAGTAAGCGGCGTGACGAGGATAGCCGAGGGCAGCTTCGGCGAGTGTGAACCAGCTCTCAGGTCCGCTGGATCTCGATCGGGTGGGTAGCTTGCCCAGTGGCAGCCTTTTTGAGGGCATCCCGCTCCCGACAGAGATTATCGACCTTGGCTCGCATCCGGACGAGCAGCAGTTCAGCGGATGCCGTCGGGACGCCGGCCCGCTGCAGCATCCGGATCTCGCTCTCCTGAGCGCTGAGCTGCACTAATCAGCCCGAGGAGTATTTCAGCCGTTTGCGCTGCGCTGAGATCGGTATCCACCATCATATTGCTGGCGGGCTACGCGCAGGTTTTTGAGCTGCTTTGGCACCGTCCTAATCTTCGTAGTCGATGGAGCCGGCTGCCCCAGCCCGGCTGGCTGGGGGCCGTGGGCGGCCGAGCCGGGGCAACGCCTCGCTGGGCGGCGGGCCAGTGTGGCGCTTCCCTACGCTACGCCGCGTATTGAGCTATTCAACGGAGAACCGTAGCGAAAAGCGGCGGTTGCAACGCGAAGCGCAGCCCGGAGGAGCGCGATCGCGGCTGGCGGTGCAAGCGCTTCACTCCGGGCGCAGTCGCCCGCGCGCCTGTGTCCCGCGCTGACTTACTGACCATGTCAGCGAAAGAATGAGGCGGAGCTACGACCTGTGCCCCGCCGATCGATGCCGGAAAATGGCGGATGCGCCGCAGCAACTTAATCGCGTCGCTTTCTTGATCGCGCTCAAGCCACAAGGGTGCCTCAGCGATTCCCTGGCTTCTTCAGGTAAAGAAGCCAGGGATGCTTCCACTCGGCGCCGCCCACGCGGAATAGGCAGCATCGTCAGGTTGTATCAAAACGCAGCTTCGCGCCATTAGCCATTGGGGTTAGCGACTTTTGTCGGCATGGCACTGGATCTCCCCGCCAGCCCAGCCAAAAGCCCCTCCCGGGGCGGCTTTCGCGCGCCCTTGGGTTGCATTAAGATTGAAAGCCGATGTTTGAAGCAGTGGGGAAAATATCATGGAAGACGCCCTAGAACGGGCCTACCCATGAAACCGCTAATCGGACTTATCGCGCTGCTCTTTACGACCGGCGCATTTGCACAAGCCGCTCCCCCGAAGGCGGCTAAAAGGCCGCCCGTTCAGATCAGGCCGCAAGCGCCAATGGGTTGCAAACTGGTCGGCACGGTCAGGGGCACCAAGATCTGGGCGGGCGACTGCATTGCTGCGGCACCCGCCGCGGAAACTCCACCACCGCCATCACCCCCGCCTGCACCGCCTAGTGGCCTCAGCGCCCCTGCAGAGAAGCAGTGATTAGGCGACGTTCCGCCGGCCGGTTGAGAATCGGTTGAGGCAAAGAAATGACAGTCGTCGACCTAAAGGAGCTAGCCCGTCTTATTCGTCAGAGGGCGCCTGAGAGGCTGGCGAGCGTGGTGTAAAGCGCTGATGCGGCGTAGGATTCGGTTGCGAAGCCAACCCCATCACCTCAACCGCGAACGCCACGCCCGCCATGACCGACGATATGATTCTGCCCTTCTCGTTTCCAGCCGTTCACGCCAAGAAAGTCACAGCTGCCTTCGATGGCGGTCGGCTGACCTCGAACGGGGACGTGATGCTTCTGGCGATGGCCGAGCGGCGTCTCGGCTTGGCCGACAATTTGGCCCGCGTGTTCCCGGATCGGCGCGATCCGACGCGGGTCGTGCACAGCCTTGTCGATATGTTCCGCGCGCGCATGTTCGCGATCTGCTGCGGCTACGAGGACGCCGACGACCTCGATCATCTGCGGTCCGATCCCGCATTCAAGCTGGCCTGCGGACGGCTGCCGGACACGGGTCGCGATCTGTGTTCCCAACCGACGCTGTCGCGGCTGGAGAATGCTCCGCGCCTGCGCGACGTGATCCGACTGACCTACACTTTGGTCGACGCATGGATGGATAGCTACCCGCGCGAGCCGGCATCCGTCACGCTTGACATCGATGATACCTTCGATGTCGTCCACGGCCATCAGCAGCTCTCGCTGTTCAACGCTCATTATGACGAACGCTGCTTCCTGCCGATCCACGTCTACGACACGGAGAAGAGCCGGCCCGTGGCGGTCGTGCTGCGGCCCGGCAAGACGCCGGGCGGCGTCGAGGTGCGTGCCCATCTGCGCCGCCTGATACGGCATATCCGGACGCGGTGGCACAACACGCGAATTACGTTCCGTGGCGACGGGCACTATGCCCGGCCGGAGGCACCGGAGGCAATGGCGTGGTGCGAGACCAACGGCATCGACTACATCTTCGGTCTGTCCGGCACCAAGCCGCTCGCCAGAAAAGTCGACGAGGCCGCCGACGGCATCCGCACGCGACGCGCCATCGAGAACCTGCCGGTTCTGCGTGGCTATACCGAGACGCGCCACAAGGCAAAGTCCTGGGATCGCGAACGACGTACCGTCGCCCGTATTGAGGCGACGATGCTCGGCCTCGACATCCGTTTCGTCGTCACCAGCCTCGATGTCGGCTCGGCCGAGTGGATCTACGACAGCCTGTATTGCGCGCGCGGCCAAGCCGAGAATCTGATCAAGGTGCATAAGACACAGCTCGCCTCCGATCGCACCAGCTGCCGTTCGGCGCTCGCCAATCAAGTCCGCCTCGTTCTCGACACCGCCGCTTATTGGCTGATGCTGACCGTGCGCGACGCGATTCCCAAAGCCCGGGAATTGGCCACAGCCGAGTTCGCGACGCTGCGTCTTCGTCTCTTGAAACTCGCTGCCCGTGTCGTCGAGACCACGAGCCGCATTCGCCTTGCGTTTGCCGCGGCATGTCCCGAAGCCGACCTGATCCGCGGCTTGCCAGGCGCGCTGCTGCCGCTCGGTCCTTGACCGGCGGGGCGTCCGCCCCCCGTTCGCCCAACCCATCCCTCAAGCGCGTTGCAAAGTACCGGTCGTCAGGCGGTGAAAGCCGAAGGCAATCCCGCGCGCCTCGTCAGAGCAGATGTGCGGCCACATCAATCGGACTAAAAAAACGCACTCTCACGAATAGGACGGGCTAGCGGAAATGGCGGTACAGCTAGAGCATGATGTGTTTATACGGAAACGTACCCTGAATTTTTGAGATAGTTGGCGCACTCCTCCTTGGAGAAGCCGTTGGGTCGCGCTACGGCAGATGTTCTGCCGGCCGAGGGTCATTTGTTCGACCTGCTCGAACCGGAAGATGTGGCGCCGGAATGGAAACGCTGGTCGCCGATTCTCCTGCGGCCGGAGGGTCTTTATGGTACTCGCCCGGCAAAGGGCGGCAACAAGGCCGCCAAGCTCAAAGCCATCCGAGAGGCCCTACGCACCGCCCAGCAGGTTTGGCTCGCCACCGACTGCGACCGCGAAGGCCAGCTCATCGGTCAGGAAATTCTCGAGCATTACAATTACCGCGGCCGGGTGCTCCGGGTACTATTCACCGCGCAGGACGCGCAGACCATCCGCGACGCGTTCGTGCGGGCAAAATCCAATGCCGAATATGCCAGGCTTTACGCCGCGGCCGTCGCCCGACGGCAGGCGGACCAGATCTACAACCTGTCGCTCACGCGCACCGCGACCGTCATCCTGGGGCAAGGTGCTCGGCGTGTGATCGGGGTTGGTCGCGTGAAGACGCCGACCTTGGCGATTGTCTGCACGCGCGAACTGGAAATCCGAAACTTCGTGCCGCTCTCCTATTTTGAGGTTGTTGCGACCGCGAAGGTTGCCGGAGGGCAATTCCAGATGCGTCACGCGCCGCAGGAGCGGATTGTCCGTCGCGAGGTCGCCCAGGATATCGTTAATGCAGCTCAGGGCTTCGAGGGCGCGCTTGCGGTGCGCGTCGAAGAAAAGCGGCATGGGCCACCCAAGCTGCACGATTTGCCGTCACTACAGAAACTGTGCGGCTCTCGCTTCGGCTGGCCGGCCAGCAAGACGCTCGAGGTGGCGCAGGAACTCTATGACGGTCAGAGCAAGAAGATCATCACCTATCCGCGCGCGGAGGTACGCTACCTGCCGCAGAGCTTGATAGCGGACGTTCCGAAGATCGTGACCGGACTGCAGGTAGGCCAAGCGTTCAGCGCAATCCCCATGCCAGAGCCTCCGATGATCCGCAAAGGTGCAAGCGGCAGTTTCTACGATAAGGGACTGGAGGGCGCGAGCCATCACGCCGTCATTCCCAATGTCAACACGATCGATAAGCTGCGCGAGGTCTGGCTTCGTCTGTCATCCGATAAGAAGAAACTGTTCGACCTCGTCGCGCGGGCCTATCTGGCAGCGCTGATGCTCGACTTCCGCTATCGGCAGACAAACGCAACTCTCGACGTCCATGGCTTCGAGCTCCGCGCCTCCGGCCGCCAGAGCATCGATCTCGGTTGGCACGCAGCATTCCCGGACTGGCAGCCCGTCGACGAAAATGGCGATGAAGCACAATTGCTTCCGGAGCTGCGCCAAGGTGAGACCGCACAACTGCAGAATTCCAAAATTGACGACAAGGAAACTCGGCCGCCGCCGCGTTACAACGAAGGCACCCTCATCGATGCGATGCAAAATGCTTGGCGCTTCGTCGACGACGAGCCCCTTCGGCAACGCCTGAAGGAAGCCAAGGTCAATCTGATCGCCTACAACCTGATCCGCATCCCCAAACTGGTTGCAGCGTAGCCAACTTGGCGTCCAGACCACCAAAGCGCTTCAAACTCTCAAACAAATCATCCCAACAATGGCACCCGCGACAGAACAAACGTAAGCGCGAAGCCGATACCCTGGCTTCAGAGTTAGAATGAATGTGCGAAGAAGCCTCCGGCTTGGAACGGAGGTTTGGATGGGATTAGACAGCAAAAAGGACGTCCATTTGGGCGGCTCACCGGTGGGGCCGGTGAGCCGGCTGGAGCGAGGCGCCGGCGCAGGCACGGGCTGGGGCGGCAGGTGCACGACATCCGGTGCCGACGGGCGATTGATCGGGCGAAGATCAATCGGAGCGCGCGGCGCAGGAGTCACGATCGGCGGCGTCGGAATGCGCGGCGGCACATAGGTCGGCGCCGGCACCGGGATACGTGGCGGCGGAACGTAGGTCGGCTGCACCGGCGTCATCCTCGCGGTCGCATTGGACATTCGTTACAACACGCGGAATGTGTGTCATCGACGGGCGAGATTTCCTCGCGACCGTCTTTCAGCTCGGAAATCCTGATGCAAGCCGAGGCGTACTTGGGAGACTATTTGGCCCGGCAATCCTTCGTTATGCTGATCGCGCCTGGTCACTCCCGGCCACTGATACCCAGGGACGGATCGGGTGCTTTGACCTAGCCCGGCAGGACGACGAGGTCATCGCGGCACATGCCGCCAACGAGCTTGTGATCGGCGGCCGTTATCAGACTCGGTTCTCCTCGGCATTCCTGGTACGGGCACCAATTGTCCCAAAGTCCATCCTCGCGGTCGAGCGGGTCGACCATCGCGGCTACGTATTGCCGGAGATCAACATCACGCTGGAGAAGGCGTTGGGTCGTTAAAGGCGATCCAGTCGTCTCGGACCGGCCCAAACTCAATCAGCTAACCTCCGCCCAACAATCGTCGTTCTCATAAATCCGCACGCTCTCGCAATCAGGAATGCGCTCAAAGAACCAACTGGCAATGATCTCGGCGGTCGGGTTCTCCAGTCCTTCGACATCGTTGAGAAGTCGATGATCGACCAGTTTAATCAACGGCCCCACCTCGGCATCCATCTCAGCGAAGTCCTTCACGAAGCCCCTACCGTCCAACCCTCCCTGCATCACGACTTCCATGCGGTAGTTGTGTCCGTGTAGATTCTTGCACTTGTGGCCATCGGGTAGATTGGGAAGGCGATGAGCGGATTCGAACCTATAGGTGCGCCCAATCCGCGTTGTGAGAACGACATCATCGCCGTCACTCCGCGAGCGCCTCTCAGAAACAATGCGCTGGGAAGAAAAGTGCTTGTTCATGGTATCCCCATAAGCTTGTGCGCCTGAAGAATCACTCTCCAGAGCAAATTACTCAGGCAATAGGCGATAGCCAACTCCGTATCTCATTTGCGGTAAGGCCCATGCGAACCGGCCGCACCTCACAAAAGGCATCGCCGGACTAATGCGGCGGTCGCGCAAGCGAAGGCTGCAAAGGAAGAGCGCAAGACCGCGCGCACGACACGGTGCGCGGATGCCCAGCAGTCGTGACGGCGTAGACAGTAGGACTCCTCCCCCGATGCCCCGATTGCGCTAAAAAACCGCCGAAGAAGGAAGAATTCCTAATAAGCCCGGCCGAATTTTGTGACCACCTGCGTTTAACCCCAATCCATGCGGCCGGGACGTCAATTCAGGTCCGTTTCGAGCTGCGAGAGTGTGTTTTCGGACTTGGGCAGCAAAAGCGGAGTCCGTCTGGGACGAGAGCTTGCGTGCCGGACAGAGGGTCGCGACGGAGCAACGACAATCGAAAGTTCAAGTGTCGATCATCCTCACCTTTAGCACAATCTCGTCGTTGCCTTCCCGTTGCACCGGGACAACGTCCACTACCCGTCGTCGCTCTGGACGCACGGACCAGACGCTGCTGAACAGCGTCTAGCAGTCACTCGTGTCAGCTTCGCGTGAGCGTCCCTTGCCCCGAATGTTTCGGCGCGCCCATTGACACCAAACGCCACTTGCCGGATCGTGTTGAGCGAGCAGACCCATTATTAACATCAAAAGTTGTGCAACGCACGCAAGCTGATCGCGAGAAGGCTGCAGAGCGCACGCGAGCAAAGACGATTTTAAGGCCGCCACGGAGAGCCGAAGTGAGTCCTCCTCTTTCGCACATTTTCGTACTCATGCTCGAAAATCGCTCGTTCGATCACATGCTCGGCTTCTCGGGCATTGTCGGAACGGACGCTGTCACCGGCCGGCGACGTTCGGTCAACGGACTTACCGGGTCGGAAGCCAACCAATATCAAGGACGAACCTACCCGGTCAGCCACCCAGCCGATTCGGCGATGGCTGCCGATCCCGGCCACGAGTTCACGGATACGGTCGAGCAGCTCTGTGGACCGACGGCAACTTACCCGCCAAGCGGCAGCTATCCGCCGATCAACAACAGCGGGTTCGTCGCCGACTACGCCGCGCATGTTAGAAGCAACGCGGGCGCCATCATGAAATGCTTCTCGCCGGATCAACTGCCAGTCTTGACAAAACTCGCCTCGACCTTCGCTGTTTGCGATAGCTGGTTTGCCTCAATTCCAGGCCCTACGTTCCCAAACCGATTCTTTGCCTGCGGCGCTTCGTCCGGCGGACTCGACCACAGTCCGACGTCGTGGGAACTGTTTACGTGGGAGACCGTCTCCGGGTTTCAGCTGCCCCATGGCTCGATCTTCGATGCCCTCGGGGCGAAGTTCGGTTCGGGATGGCGCATCTATGCTGGCGACAATCTGCCGATGGCGACCGCGCTCAAGAACATCCACCATGCGAATGTCACGCCTTACGCTTCGTTCGCCAATGATGTAGCCAACGCAAATTACCCTTGGCTCTATACCTGGATCGAACCAAATTACGGCGACGTTCCTGGCGGCACATACAAAGGCGGCAACTCCCAGCATCCTCTCGACGGAGTGACTGCTGGCGAAGCGCTGATCAAGTCAACTTACGAAGCAATTCGAAATTCGCCCCATTGGGCCACCGCCCTCCTCATTATCACCTGGGACGAGCACGGCGGATTCTACGACCACGTTATTCCGCCGCGGGCAGTCCCGCCCGGCGATACGCAGCCAGGCTCCAAATACAATCAATTCGGTTTCACTTTCGCTCAGTATGGCGTTCGCGTCCCAGCAGTGGTGGTGTCGCCGCTGATCCCGCCAAATGTCGTCGATGGAAGGCTTTATGACCACGCCACGATCCCGGCGACCGTCGAGGCTGCATTCGGCATCAAGCCGCTGACGGCACGAGACGCAGCAGCCAATACGGTGCTTCCTTTGCTGTCGCTGACACAGCCGCGCGACTGCCCGAAACGATTGCCAACACCCGTTCCCCTCGAGGCGCCCAGAGTTCGGCAGCTCATGCCGCGGCCGACCGATACGGTCAACAGCGGCAATCTGCCAGGCGTCCTCCTTGCGGCGGCGCGACTCGATCAGGAGCTCTCGCCGCCCTCCGAGGTGCAGGCGATCCTTGCGAAGGTCCAGTCCATCCAAACGCGGGAAGACGCCCAGCGGTACCTGGACGAGGTCAACTCGAAAGCCGAAGCCGAGAAAGCCGATGAGCAAGCCCGTTTTCGGCTGTTGCGCCGAAAGCCCAGGAAGCGGAGCACGAAAAAGAACGCAACCTAATGAAAGGAGGTCAAACATGCGGGCAAACACGAAACTCCTTATTAGCACCGGCAGTCTTTCAATCTTGATTGGTCTCATGGCCAACCCGGGGCCCGTAAGCGCCGCCGAACTTATTGACATGGTCGCGTCCCGGCCATGCTCGGCGATCGCGGGTGATCGCGTCGGCGCCTCCGGCAATTGCAGCGCTTCCGCCGACCACAAGAAACTGGCAGTCACGCTGACGGCAAAGCAGATCGATCTGAACAAATCACCTGGTGACGCCGGCTCTGTCAGCTTCGATCTGCCCGACGGCGTCACCTTTCCCGGCTCTGAAGCCCGCCGGATTTCGGTCGATGGCTTGATGCTCTACAATGATGCTCTCGCTCCCGAAGTCTGGCGGGTGAACCCCGGCAGCACGCTCGAGATCAAGCTGGTCAACCACTTAAGCGCCGGCGAAACAGGCTCCACGAACCTTCACACGCACGGGCTTCTTGTTACGCCAGACCTCGACACCAAGGGCGCAAAGGCCCTCGAGCCGGTCGGCGACACCGTTTACGTTTGCACGATTCCGGAGGGTGAGAGCACGACCTCGCCGAGCGCCAAGAACTGCGCGGCTCACGGCGCCTACTACGGCAACACAACCTCAGAAATGAATTACCGGATCGCTTTGCCGTCGGATCATCCAGAAGGCCTGTTTTGGTATCACCCGCACGTCCACATGAATGCGCGCACGCAGGTCGGCGCTGGCCTCTCCGGGCTCATCTTCGTCCAGGGCGCAACCGGCAGCGCCAGCGGTGGCGCGCGCGTAACAAGCGGCGCTCAGCCAACCGAACGCTTCCTGATGCTGAAGGATCACCAGATCGGTTCGGTCTCGGGAGGCGATCCGGCGACCCTCAAAGCCAGCTTCCTGCCGGTCGGAGACCACGATGCCGGGCTTTGCGGCGCCGGAACGACGGTGCGCGGCACCTGCTTCGCCGACGACAAGGGCTGGCTCTTCACCGTAAACGGCCAAGTTTACCCGCACATCACAGTCAAGTCGGGCGAGCGCGAGATTTGGCGGATCGCCAATACCAGCGCCGACATGACCTACGATCTCGCGCTTGTGGCCAAAGACAGCGGCCCTCCGCTACGCATGCAACTCCTAGCGCGCGACGGCATTGCTGCAGCCCAGGAAGGCGCAGATTCCGCCATTCTCGTCGAACGTGTGCTTATGATGCCAAGCTCTCGCATCGAGGTGGCCATCGATCGCGTCGCCACCGAAGGCCTGTTCGACAGCGGCAAGCCGCTGGAAGCGGTGTTGAAGACGTACGGCTATTACACGGGTGGCGACGCCTGGCCGGAGGTCGAGCTTGCGAGCGTGACATTCGAAGCCGCTCCGGCTGCGATC is part of the Bradyrhizobium quebecense genome and harbors:
- a CDS encoding IS1380 family transposase codes for the protein MTDDMILPFSFPAVHAKKVTAAFDGGRLTSNGDVMLLAMAERRLGLADNLARVFPDRRDPTRVVHSLVDMFRARMFAICCGYEDADDLDHLRSDPAFKLACGRLPDTGRDLCSQPTLSRLENAPRLRDVIRLTYTLVDAWMDSYPREPASVTLDIDDTFDVVHGHQQLSLFNAHYDERCFLPIHVYDTEKSRPVAVVLRPGKTPGGVEVRAHLRRLIRHIRTRWHNTRITFRGDGHYARPEAPEAMAWCETNGIDYIFGLSGTKPLARKVDEAADGIRTRRAIENLPVLRGYTETRHKAKSWDRERRTVARIEATMLGLDIRFVVTSLDVGSAEWIYDSLYCARGQAENLIKVHKTQLASDRTSCRSALANQVRLVLDTAAYWLMLTVRDAIPKARELATAEFATLRLRLLKLAARVVETTSRIRLAFAAACPEADLIRGLPGALLPLGP
- a CDS encoding DNA topoisomerase, which codes for MFDLLEPEDVAPEWKRWSPILLRPEGLYGTRPAKGGNKAAKLKAIREALRTAQQVWLATDCDREGQLIGQEILEHYNYRGRVLRVLFTAQDAQTIRDAFVRAKSNAEYARLYAAAVARRQADQIYNLSLTRTATVILGQGARRVIGVGRVKTPTLAIVCTRELEIRNFVPLSYFEVVATAKVAGGQFQMRHAPQERIVRREVAQDIVNAAQGFEGALAVRVEEKRHGPPKLHDLPSLQKLCGSRFGWPASKTLEVAQELYDGQSKKIITYPRAEVRYLPQSLIADVPKIVTGLQVGQAFSAIPMPEPPMIRKGASGSFYDKGLEGASHHAVIPNVNTIDKLREVWLRLSSDKKKLFDLVARAYLAALMLDFRYRQTNATLDVHGFELRASGRQSIDLGWHAAFPDWQPVDENGDEAQLLPELRQGETAQLQNSKIDDKETRPPPRYNEGTLIDAMQNAWRFVDDEPLRQRLKEAKVNLIAYNLIRIPKLVAA
- a CDS encoding 6-pyruvoyl trahydropterin synthase family protein, translated to MNKHFSSQRIVSERRSRSDGDDVVLTTRIGRTYRFESAHRLPNLPDGHKCKNLHGHNYRMEVVMQGGLDGRGFVKDFAEMDAEVGPLIKLVDHRLLNDVEGLENPTAEIIASWFFERIPDCESVRIYENDDCWAEVS
- a CDS encoding alkaline phosphatase family protein; this encodes MSPPLSHIFVLMLENRSFDHMLGFSGIVGTDAVTGRRRSVNGLTGSEANQYQGRTYPVSHPADSAMAADPGHEFTDTVEQLCGPTATYPPSGSYPPINNSGFVADYAAHVRSNAGAIMKCFSPDQLPVLTKLASTFAVCDSWFASIPGPTFPNRFFACGASSGGLDHSPTSWELFTWETVSGFQLPHGSIFDALGAKFGSGWRIYAGDNLPMATALKNIHHANVTPYASFANDVANANYPWLYTWIEPNYGDVPGGTYKGGNSQHPLDGVTAGEALIKSTYEAIRNSPHWATALLIITWDEHGGFYDHVIPPRAVPPGDTQPGSKYNQFGFTFAQYGVRVPAVVVSPLIPPNVVDGRLYDHATIPATVEAAFGIKPLTARDAAANTVLPLLSLTQPRDCPKRLPTPVPLEAPRVRQLMPRPTDTVNSGNLPGVLLAAARLDQELSPPSEVQAILAKVQSIQTREDAQRYLDEVNSKAEAEKADEQARFRLLRRKPRKRSTKKNAT